From a single Solenopsis invicta isolate M01_SB chromosome 4, UNIL_Sinv_3.0, whole genome shotgun sequence genomic region:
- the LOC105195593 gene encoding protein-associating with the carboxyl-terminal domain of ezrin isoform X2 produces the protein MLHRHPCILKYISSWSKGSKFFLATEEARPLIQVIEKQNILQICIGLHSILRALTFLHETALASHNNVCSSSIYVTAEGYWKLGGLECLCKFADATPTYYQRIKSYRYEKAISSNEDIADLVKTANLSAIDSYAFGVLAEDILKNLRDTDEAPNLLEFREFCKKNLQNPDACLRSRLLNVLQHSFFTHEFIRIHAFLEELPLKTDVEREEFFTKLRQQLQMYPEAVVAEQLGRVLLSRIVLLDSTAQVKLLPFIFKPKDEKNDLGTSLFTVPTFKNILVPRLLQMFCIRDVSIRLLLLSNFSSFVHVFEADELKNHILPELLVGIKDTNDDLVCATLRALADIVPILGAATVIGGNRGKLFADGRPNKKIIRNKNLDDIRKALTFTQEIPVFVNIDENNVHLVERPSPDGGEDKKEKEFSFVEEECTWSDWETQEPVGNGHCNVEETSADNVQIEMQSPCDADSSSPPPLLPSNTEKPKYTKKLVLSDITELDIKNSKVIKSPKEDFDFFTDMEPVIQKTQILHIPEVHVSPKSMFDVKTSGAILEEHDVNGWGEDLSDLSIDDTYELAQQ, from the exons ATGTTACATCGGCATCCTTGTATCCTGAAATACATTTCTTCGTGGAGCAAAGGTAGCAAGTTCTTTCTCGCGACAGAGGAGGCCAGACCACTGATCCAAGTTATTGAGAAGCAAAATATACTGCAAATATGTATCGGTTTGCACAGCATCCTACGGGCCTTAACATTCCTGCACGAGACCGCATTGGCCTCACATAACAACGTGTGCAGCAGCTCTATCTACGTCACTGCGGAGGGATATTGGAAATTGGGTGGATTGGAATGTCTGTGCAAGTTTGCAGATGCGACGCCGACGTATTACCAACGAATAAAGAGTTACAGATACGAGAAGGCGATATCATCGAATGAAGACATAGCTGATTTAGTTAAAACTGCTAATCTCTCCGCAATTGATTCGTACGCGTTTGGAGTATTAGCAGAAGACATTCTAAAGAATTTACGAGACACAG ATGAGGCACCAAATTTGTTGGAATTTAgggaattttgtaaaaagaatcTACAAAATCCAGATGCATGCTTGAGAAGTAGATTATTGAATGTGCTGCAACATTCGTTTTTCACTCATGAATTTATAAGGATACATGCATTCCTGGAAGAATTACCATTAAAAACTGATGTTGAAAGGGAAGAGTTCTTCAC GAAATTAAGGCAGCAATTGCAGATGTATCCCGAGGCTGTTGTTGCTGAACAACTAGGCAGAGTGCTTCTTTCTAGGATAGTTTTGTTGGACAGCACTGCCCAAGTAAAACTTTTACCTTTTATCTTTAAACCCAAAG ATGAGAAAAACGATTTGGGGACTAGTCTATTCACAGTTCCtacttttaagaatattttagtacCAAGGCTTCTGCAAATGTTTTGCATTCGAGATGTTTCTATTCGTCTGTTGCTACTGTCCAATTTTAGTTCGTTCGTTCACGTATTCGAAGCGGATGAACTGAAAAATCATATTCTTCCTGAATTGCTCGTTGGGATAAAAGACACTAATGACGATCTCGTTTGCGCGACATTAAGGGCGCTGGCTGACATAGTGCCAATTTTGGGCGCGGCGACAGTCATCGGTGGAAACAGGGGAAAATTATTCGCGGACGGTCGGCCAAACAAGAAAATAATTCGCAACAAAAATCTCGATGATATTAGGAAAGCTTTAACGTTTACTCAAGAGATACCTGTGTTTGTGAATATAGACGAGAATAACGTGCATTTAGTAGAGAGGCCGTCGCCAGACGGCGGTgaagataagaaggagaaggaaTTTTCGTTCGTCGAAGAAGAGTGTACCTGGTCAGATTGGGAAACGCAAGAACCAGTTGGAAACGGTCATTGTAATGTAGAGGAAACTTCCGCGGACAACGTGCAAATAGAAATGCAAAGTCCTTGTGACGCGGACTCGTCCTCGCCCCCGCCCTTATTACCATCGAATACCGAAAAACCAAAGTATACGAAAAAACTAGTACTTTCTGATATTACCGAGCTCGACATAAAGAATTCGAAGGTAATAAAATCTCCGAAGGAAGATTTCGACTTCTTTACAGATATGGAGCCCGTGATACAGAAGACGCAGATCTTACACATCCCAGAAGTACATGTTTCCCCGAAGAGCATGTTTGACGTGAAAACGTCAGGTGCCATTTTGGAAGAACACGACGTTAATGGCTGGGGGGAGGACCTGAGTGACTTAAGCATAGACGATACGTACGAATTGGCGCAGCAGTGA
- the LOC105195593 gene encoding protein-associating with the carboxyl-terminal domain of ezrin isoform X1 — protein MGNEKSALRGLEVEEKAVEVTDYWMHHDASVHDSSLQRLSLFISEPSLHFTATFGRPSPLERAAKNFMLHRHPCILKYISSWSKGSKFFLATEEARPLIQVIEKQNILQICIGLHSILRALTFLHETALASHNNVCSSSIYVTAEGYWKLGGLECLCKFADATPTYYQRIKSYRYEKAISSNEDIADLVKTANLSAIDSYAFGVLAEDILKNLRDTDEAPNLLEFREFCKKNLQNPDACLRSRLLNVLQHSFFTHEFIRIHAFLEELPLKTDVEREEFFTKLRQQLQMYPEAVVAEQLGRVLLSRIVLLDSTAQVKLLPFIFKPKDEKNDLGTSLFTVPTFKNILVPRLLQMFCIRDVSIRLLLLSNFSSFVHVFEADELKNHILPELLVGIKDTNDDLVCATLRALADIVPILGAATVIGGNRGKLFADGRPNKKIIRNKNLDDIRKALTFTQEIPVFVNIDENNVHLVERPSPDGGEDKKEKEFSFVEEECTWSDWETQEPVGNGHCNVEETSADNVQIEMQSPCDADSSSPPPLLPSNTEKPKYTKKLVLSDITELDIKNSKVIKSPKEDFDFFTDMEPVIQKTQILHIPEVHVSPKSMFDVKTSGAILEEHDVNGWGEDLSDLSIDDTYELAQQ, from the exons ATGGGGAACGAAAAGAGTGCTCTGCGTGGCCTTGAAGTCGAGGAGAAGGCCGTCGAAGTGACGGACTACTGGATGCACCACGATGCGAGCGTACACGATTCGAGTCTGCAACGGCTGTCCCTTTTTATCAGCGAGCCATCCTTGCACTTCACCGCGACGTTCGGGCGACCGTCGCCGTTGGAGCGTGCGGCAAAG AATTTTATGTTACATCGGCATCCTTGTATCCTGAAATACATTTCTTCGTGGAGCAAAGGTAGCAAGTTCTTTCTCGCGACAGAGGAGGCCAGACCACTGATCCAAGTTATTGAGAAGCAAAATATACTGCAAATATGTATCGGTTTGCACAGCATCCTACGGGCCTTAACATTCCTGCACGAGACCGCATTGGCCTCACATAACAACGTGTGCAGCAGCTCTATCTACGTCACTGCGGAGGGATATTGGAAATTGGGTGGATTGGAATGTCTGTGCAAGTTTGCAGATGCGACGCCGACGTATTACCAACGAATAAAGAGTTACAGATACGAGAAGGCGATATCATCGAATGAAGACATAGCTGATTTAGTTAAAACTGCTAATCTCTCCGCAATTGATTCGTACGCGTTTGGAGTATTAGCAGAAGACATTCTAAAGAATTTACGAGACACAG ATGAGGCACCAAATTTGTTGGAATTTAgggaattttgtaaaaagaatcTACAAAATCCAGATGCATGCTTGAGAAGTAGATTATTGAATGTGCTGCAACATTCGTTTTTCACTCATGAATTTATAAGGATACATGCATTCCTGGAAGAATTACCATTAAAAACTGATGTTGAAAGGGAAGAGTTCTTCAC GAAATTAAGGCAGCAATTGCAGATGTATCCCGAGGCTGTTGTTGCTGAACAACTAGGCAGAGTGCTTCTTTCTAGGATAGTTTTGTTGGACAGCACTGCCCAAGTAAAACTTTTACCTTTTATCTTTAAACCCAAAG ATGAGAAAAACGATTTGGGGACTAGTCTATTCACAGTTCCtacttttaagaatattttagtacCAAGGCTTCTGCAAATGTTTTGCATTCGAGATGTTTCTATTCGTCTGTTGCTACTGTCCAATTTTAGTTCGTTCGTTCACGTATTCGAAGCGGATGAACTGAAAAATCATATTCTTCCTGAATTGCTCGTTGGGATAAAAGACACTAATGACGATCTCGTTTGCGCGACATTAAGGGCGCTGGCTGACATAGTGCCAATTTTGGGCGCGGCGACAGTCATCGGTGGAAACAGGGGAAAATTATTCGCGGACGGTCGGCCAAACAAGAAAATAATTCGCAACAAAAATCTCGATGATATTAGGAAAGCTTTAACGTTTACTCAAGAGATACCTGTGTTTGTGAATATAGACGAGAATAACGTGCATTTAGTAGAGAGGCCGTCGCCAGACGGCGGTgaagataagaaggagaaggaaTTTTCGTTCGTCGAAGAAGAGTGTACCTGGTCAGATTGGGAAACGCAAGAACCAGTTGGAAACGGTCATTGTAATGTAGAGGAAACTTCCGCGGACAACGTGCAAATAGAAATGCAAAGTCCTTGTGACGCGGACTCGTCCTCGCCCCCGCCCTTATTACCATCGAATACCGAAAAACCAAAGTATACGAAAAAACTAGTACTTTCTGATATTACCGAGCTCGACATAAAGAATTCGAAGGTAATAAAATCTCCGAAGGAAGATTTCGACTTCTTTACAGATATGGAGCCCGTGATACAGAAGACGCAGATCTTACACATCCCAGAAGTACATGTTTCCCCGAAGAGCATGTTTGACGTGAAAACGTCAGGTGCCATTTTGGAAGAACACGACGTTAATGGCTGGGGGGAGGACCTGAGTGACTTAAGCATAGACGATACGTACGAATTGGCGCAGCAGTGA
- the LOC105195594 gene encoding uncharacterized protein LOC105195594 — protein METNDDEFPKKVKRHFAEAWLTNEKYKSWIRKVPYDNSLYHCVICNKNFSCSSVHISRHAESAYHKNNMTRDPLSNDDEDFLAKKSRRPVFQPEWLEIDRYKYWLREVPHDESLFHCIICNKSLTGGLSQIHRHGESKAHLDRCKNNIEIESRGIIIKTEVMSENEDSNMQSNETNFLFNERRKSAEMRYAALIAEKNISHQIAEEILSFFQEIGKDSNVLKNMSMGRTKCTNIMTNVLCPIETERVVDKTQNTKFTIIINETPEISNCKWLTFIVRYVDPETLDVRSQLIKLIDIDPKDCSPDKFFEAFQCEMSKLQIPFANVIALSCENTSIMTEEHLSFKTKLKEICPNLLTFPCPCHSVALAAHAACAKMPEFCEEFIISIADYINSSPKRSAVCREFSKCSQETNRKMLKLSETHWISHYLSVEKLLESWDTIQHFLSGTVTSEKTNCEEYLLSMMNNVEMKAYFLFLKYVLKFFKIFIAFFQVPDTRIYLLHQKSVNLLYQICRHFLRKKHLKPFAPNTTFSIKENRKIPNRVSLGSECEKYLDELIVQGHTDVITNIRKNCLEFYITAAEELRERLPVNDIFLSKLQAFSPSNSLYSIDREASFNDVAFVARTFGDFDEDALKREWMALPLDFTINEQQNLSKLNFDNMWRKIAHCRYPNDIAKYPHLTNVLNLVRSLPNSSTDPEMFSLLNNLKAKKRNKLLSVSVNAICVIKSALKARGEKPINMMIERKHLSFMSANKLYQNAKKYNTLKPYIMGVNDTADVNDSMDINDTIDVNNTININDTSTDVNDTANINEITDVNDTGDINDTMDVSDTIDVNDTVDIAGPSFAE, from the coding sequence ATGGAAACAAACGACGATGAGTTTCCCAAAAAAGTTAAACGACACTTTGCGGAAGCTTGGCTcactaatgaaaaatataaatcttggaTACGCAAAGTACCATACGATAACAGCCTTTATCATTGCGTCATATGCAATAAGAATTTCTCGTGCAGCTCGGTACACATTTCAAGACACGCGGAGTCGGCGTATCACAAGAATAATATGACCAGGGATCCATTATCTAACGACGATGAAGATTTTTTAGCGAAAAAGTCTCGTAGACCAGTATTTCAACCGGAATGGCTAGAAATCGACCGGTATAAATATTGGTTGCGCGAAGTGCCGCACGACGAGAGTTTGTTTCATTGTATAATCTGCAATAAATCCCTTACCGGTGGTCTATCGCAAATTCATCGTCACGGAGAATCCAAGGCGCACTTAgacagatgtaaaaataatatcgaaATTGAAAGCAGAGGTATAATAATCAAAACTGAAGTGATGAGCGAGAACGAGGATTCAAATATGCAATCTAACGAAactaatttcttatttaatgaGCGTAGAAAATCGGCGGAGATGAGGTACGCCGCGCTCATCGCCGAAAAAAATATCTCTCATCAGATTGCCGAAGAGATTCTTAGCTTTTTTCAAGAAATAGGAAAGGACTCGAACGTGTTAAAAAACATGAGTATGGGACGTACgaaatgtacaaatattatgACAAACGTGTTGTGCCCAATTGAGACCGAGCGCGTTGTTGACAAGACTCAGAACAcgaaatttacaataattattaacgaAACACCTGAGATTTCTAATTGTAAATGGCTAACTTTTATCGTTCGCTACGTTGACCCGGAGACACTAGATGTTCGTTCACAATTgatcaaattaattgatatcGATCCAAAAGATTGCAGTCCAGACAAATTTTTTGAGGCATTTCAATGTGAAATGTCAAAATTGCAAATACCATTTGCAAACGTCATTGCTTTGTCGTGTGAAAACACGTCTATCATGACGGAGGAACATTTGTCGTTcaagacaaaattaaaagaaatttgtcCAAATTTGTTAACGTTTCCTTGCCCGTGCCATTCCGTCGCGTTAGCGGCGCATGCCGCGTGCGCTAAAATGCCCGAATTTTGCgaagaatttattataagtattgCCGATTACATTAATAGCAGTCCGAAACGTTCGGCTGTCTGTCGCGAATTTTCCAAATGCTCCCAGGAAACGAATCGCAAAATGTTAAAGTTATCTGAGACCCACTGGATTTCACACTACTTGAGTGTAGAAAAACTTTTGGAATCCTGGGATACGATTCAACATTTTCTTAGTGGAACGGTTACGAGTGAGAAAACAAACTGTGAGGAATATCTATTGTCTATGATGAACAATGTAGAAATGAAAGCCTATTTTCTCTTCTTAAAATATGTGTTAAagttttttaagatatttattgcattttttcaaGTGCCAGATACgcgtatttatttattgcatcAAAAATCTGTAAATCTTCTTTACCAAATCTGCCGacattttttaagaaagaaGCATCTAAAACCTTTCGCCCCGAACACGACATTCTCTATAAAGGAAAATCGAAAAATTCCCAACAGAGTTTCTTTAGGATCAGAATGTGAGAAGTACCTTGATGAATTGATAGTACAAGGGCATACAgatgtaattacaaatattagaaaGAACTGCCTGGAGTTTTATATAACCGCTGCTGAAGAGCTTCGCGAAAGGTTGCCCGTGAATGATATATTCTTATCAAAATTACAAGCTTTTAGTCCTTCAAATAGTTTATACAGTATTGACAGAGAAGCATCGTTTAACGATGTTGCTTTTGTAGCTAGAACTTTTGGCGATTTCGATGAAGATGCTTTAAAAAGAGAATGGATGGCGCTACCGTTAGATTTTACAATAAATGAGCAACAAAATCTTTCTAAATTAAACTTCGACAATATGTGGAGAAAAATTGCGCATTGTCGATATCCAAACGATATCGCCAAATATCCTCACTTAACAAATGTTCTAAACCTTGTCCGATCACTTCCTAATTCAAGTACCGATCCGGAGATGTTTTCcctcttaaataatttaaaagcgAAAAAACGTAACAAACTCCTATCCGTTTCTGTTAATGCTATTTGCGTCATCAAGTCTGCACTGAAAGCGAGAGGAGAAAAACCTATAAATATGATGATCGAGAGAAAACACTTATCTTTTATGTCAGCGAACAAATTATACCAGAATGctaaaaaatacaatactttAAAGCCATATATTATGGGTGTTAACGATACTGCGGATGTTAACGATAGTATGGATATTAATGATACTATTGATGTTAAcaatactattaatattaatgatactaGTACGGACGTTAATGATACTGcgaatattaatgaaattacaGATGTTAACGATACTGGGGATATTAACGACACTATGGATGTTAGCGATACTATAGATGTTAACGATACTGTGGATATTGCTGGTCCCTCGTTTGCAGAATGA